From Candidatus Zymogenus saltonus, one genomic window encodes:
- a CDS encoding GIY-YIG nuclease family protein has protein sequence MKSYYVYILANKRNGTLYIGVTNDLTKRVYEHKNNLVDGFTQKYGIHILVYYEETNSVESAIEREKLLKKWNRKWKLELIEKNNPEWKDLYYKII, from the coding sequence ATGAAATCCTATTACGTTTACATTCTGGCAAACAAACGAAATGGAACACTTTACATTGGTGTCACTAACGATTTGACAAAACGTGTATACGAACACAAAAACAACCTTGTTGATGGTTTCACACAAAAGTACGGCATTCACATTCTTGTATATTATGAGGAGACGAACAGTGTCGAATCAGCGATAGAAAGGGAAAAGCTTCTGAAGAAATGGAACAGAAAATGGAAACTAGAATTGATAGAAAAGAATAATCCAGAATGGAAAGATTTATACTATAAGATAATTTAA